Within Mycobacterium heckeshornense, the genomic segment CCCGCCATCGCCGACGACGAGATCGCCCGGCGGCTGGCGCGGGCCCGGGCGTCGGTGGCTTCGCTGCGTGCGCTGACCTACTCCAACATCTGCCTGGCGATGCAGACCGAGACCCCCGGCCCCAAAGGCTCGATGGTCAAGCTGCTTTATGCTGATTTGACCAAGGAAATCGGGAAACTCGCACTCGACATTCTCGGACCGGGTGCCCTACGGGCCTCGTCGCGGTGGGATGACGATGGTTGGGTGGGCTACTACTACTGGTCGTTTTCGCAGTCGATCGGCGGCGGGACGTCGGAAATCCAGCGCAACATCCTCGGCGAACGCGTCCTCGGGCTGCCGCGATAGACGGACGAACGGCAATGAATCTCCTACCCACCGCTGAACAACTCGAAATCGTCTCGGCTGCAGCGCAGTTCCTTGAGCAGCGAATGCCCGTCGAACACATCCGAACCGACCGCCACGCGAAAATGGCGGTGGGTGCCGATGAGTGGCGCGAAGCCGCCGAGATGGGCTTGCTGACCCTCGGGCTGCCGGAGGATCTCGGCGGCTTGGGTCGAGCGTTCGACGACGAGGTGTTGCTGCACATCGAGCTCGGCAAGCATCTGGCTCCCGGCCCATTCTTGGCCGGGACATTGGCTGCGCGGCTGGCCGCGGTCTGCGGTGACACCGGGCGAGCCGACGAGATCGGTTCGGGGCGCGCACTAGTCGCCCTGGCGGTGATGCGTGGCCATGGTGAGCCGCATCGAGTCAAAGGCACGTTCGACTTGTTCGACGCGGTGGGCGCACGCTACGCCCTGCTGGTGGCGCGCAGCGGTGCCGCGCTGGTCGACGCCGCAGTATTCGGCGAACCCATCTTGGCCGAGTCGGCCGACCCTGCCACACGGATGGCGTCGGCGACCGTCCAGGCCGCCGAGCCGTTGTACTGGCTGGCCGCCGACACCGACTGGATCTGGTGCCGTGCGATGGTGCTCTCGGCTGCCTACCTGACTGGGCTGGCCGCTGCCGCTGCCCGGGCAGCAACGGAGCACGCCAAGATCCGGGTCCAGTTCGGCAAACCGATCGGGGTTAATCAGGCGATCAAGCACCGCTGTGTGGACATGGCAGTCGCCGCCGAAGCCGCTCAAGCACAAACCTGCTTCGCCGCAATCGCCTTGGACAGCGGACGAGACGACGCACTGTTGCAGGTGCTGTCCGCTGTGATCGTGGCCGGCGAGGCGGCTGTGGACAATGCTGCCGCAGGCATCCAGGTGTTCGGCGGCATGGGTTATACGTTTGAGAACGATATGCATCTGTACCTGAAGCGCGCACACGTATTTCGCCATTTGTTCGTTGAGCCAGCCGACGCGCTGGCCGAGCTGCTCGCCCAGGAGCGCGCACAGTGAGTGGCGCCGTCGCGATCGCCGGGGTGGCGCTCTCCGATGTGGGACGCGTCGACGATAAGAGCCCCTACGAGCTGATCGCGCAAGCAAGCCGACGAGCGCTGGCCGACGCGGGCCTGTCGCCGGCCGACGTGGACGGGCTTGCCTCGACCGGGCAGGGGGCGCTGCCCCCGGTAGACGTCGGCGAATACCTGGGGCTTCGGCCGCGGTGGGTTGACTCCACCGCAGTGGGCGGCGCGGCGTGGGAAGTGATGGCCTCGCACGCCGCCGACGCGATCACCGCCGGCCACGCGGACGTGGTGCTGCTGGCGTACGGTTCGACGGCGCGCGCAGATCTGCGAAAGGGCTTGCGCGCAGCAAGCATCAACTGGGGTGCTCGCGGCCCGCTGCAGTGGGAAGCGCCCTACGGTCACACCTTGATATCGAAGTATGCGATGGCCGCACGCCGCCACATGTACCAGTACGGCACCACCATCGAGCAGCTGGCCGAGGTGGCGGTATCGGCCCGGTTCAACGCCGCTGACAATCCCGAGGCCTACTACCGCGACCCGATCACCGTTGACGACGTGATGTCGGGGCCGATGATCGCAGACCCGTTCACCAAGCTGC encodes:
- a CDS encoding acyl-CoA dehydrogenase family protein → MNLLPTAEQLEIVSAAAQFLEQRMPVEHIRTDRHAKMAVGADEWREAAEMGLLTLGLPEDLGGLGRAFDDEVLLHIELGKHLAPGPFLAGTLAARLAAVCGDTGRADEIGSGRALVALAVMRGHGEPHRVKGTFDLFDAVGARYALLVARSGAALVDAAVFGEPILAESADPATRMASATVQAAEPLYWLAADTDWIWCRAMVLSAAYLTGLAAAAARAATEHAKIRVQFGKPIGVNQAIKHRCVDMAVAAEAAQAQTCFAAIALDSGRDDALLQVLSAVIVAGEAAVDNAAAGIQVFGGMGYTFENDMHLYLKRAHVFRHLFVEPADALAELLAQERAQ
- a CDS encoding acetyl-CoA acetyltransferase, giving the protein MSGAVAIAGVALSDVGRVDDKSPYELIAQASRRALADAGLSPADVDGLASTGQGALPPVDVGEYLGLRPRWVDSTAVGGAAWEVMASHAADAITAGHADVVLLAYGSTARADLRKGLRAASINWGARGPLQWEAPYGHTLISKYAMAARRHMYQYGTTIEQLAEVAVSARFNAADNPEAYYRDPITVDDVMSGPMIADPFTKLHCCIRSDGGAAVVMVNGERAKDLRSQPVWILGAAETTSHMLTSQWDDMTVGPAAVSGPLAFERARVRPVDVDVAELYDAFTYMLLCTIEDLGFCPKGEGGPFVESGSLRLGGALPTNTDGGGLSACHPGQRGLFLLVEAVRQLRGECGPRQVPDAKIACVSATGGWFCSSGTIILGAEEP